Proteins from a single region of Belliella baltica DSM 15883:
- the fahA gene encoding fumarylacetoacetase, whose amino-acid sequence MVSWVPVSKNSDFTIYNLPFGIFETKRISARAGIAIGDKIVDLSVLHDEGFFSDITQLPNDIFLRDSLNDFIALGKAVTKKVRERVQELLNDEKEDLKVHQCRGKAMVNRKEANLLLPVKIGDYTDFYSSKEHATNVGTMFRDPDNALLPNWKHLPVGYHGRASSIIPSGVPIKRPKGQYKDANMEAPEFGPSRRLDFEVELAFITGKATKMGDSISTADAEDYIFGFVLFNDWSARDIQAWEYVPLGPFLGKNFASSISPWIVTLEALDAFRVAGPKQEPEVLPYLQCEKDHGFDINLEAYIQPEGKNSNKVCTSNYKYMYWNIAQQLAHHTVNGCNINVGDMYASGTISGPTEDSYGSMLELAWKGTKPLTLEDGEERKFIEDGDTVIMKGYCEKEGIRVGFGEVSAKVLPAT is encoded by the coding sequence ATGGTTAGTTGGGTTCCAGTATCTAAAAACTCAGATTTTACCATTTACAACCTCCCTTTTGGTATCTTCGAAACCAAAAGAATATCGGCGCGTGCAGGTATTGCGATAGGGGATAAGATTGTTGATCTTTCAGTCTTGCATGACGAGGGTTTTTTCTCTGACATTACCCAACTTCCGAATGATATTTTCTTGAGAGATTCTTTGAACGATTTTATCGCATTAGGAAAAGCTGTAACCAAGAAGGTAAGAGAGCGCGTCCAAGAGCTTCTAAACGATGAAAAAGAGGATTTGAAAGTCCATCAATGTAGAGGAAAGGCAATGGTCAATAGGAAAGAAGCGAACCTGCTACTTCCTGTTAAAATTGGTGATTATACAGATTTTTATAGCAGTAAGGAACATGCTACAAATGTCGGAACGATGTTTAGGGATCCGGACAATGCATTGCTTCCAAATTGGAAACATCTTCCAGTAGGTTATCATGGTAGGGCTTCGTCTATCATTCCTTCAGGCGTACCAATCAAAAGACCAAAGGGGCAATATAAGGATGCTAATATGGAAGCTCCAGAATTTGGGCCTAGTAGAAGACTTGATTTTGAAGTGGAATTGGCTTTTATTACGGGGAAGGCCACAAAAATGGGTGATTCTATCAGCACTGCTGATGCGGAAGATTATATTTTTGGCTTTGTTCTTTTTAATGACTGGTCAGCGAGAGACATTCAGGCTTGGGAGTACGTGCCTTTGGGGCCGTTCTTAGGAAAAAATTTCGCCTCAAGTATTTCTCCTTGGATTGTGACTTTGGAAGCTTTAGATGCTTTTAGAGTAGCAGGTCCAAAACAAGAACCGGAAGTATTGCCTTATTTGCAATGCGAAAAGGACCATGGATTTGATATTAATCTAGAAGCATATATTCAGCCAGAAGGTAAAAATTCAAATAAAGTATGTACTTCGAATTATAAGTACATGTACTGGAATATTGCACAGCAGCTAGCACACCACACTGTAAACGGATGTAATATCAATGTAGGTGATATGTATGCCTCAGGGACTATTTCAGGACCTACCGAAGATAGCTATGGTTCTATGCTTGAATTGGCTTGGAAAGGAACAAAACCTTTGACGCTTGAAGATGGTGAGGAGCGTAAGTTTATTGAAGACGGTGACACTGTTATTATGAAAGGATACTGCGAAAAGGAAGGGATTCGAGTAGGATTTGGTGAAGTAAGTGCAAAAGTTCTTCCTGCTACCTAA
- a CDS encoding YkvA family protein, with product MIPFKEKSVNFYEKAKQLYLEKAKVIAGEDSKLKELLEKASSRVKSLRDNRKLNKAIEPIKIFKRMISAHRSGSYKLSSKTLGLLVLGILYFVIPMDIIPDFMPFLGFTDDISVLIAIFNLLKNEVEDFLSWEKSQIKTSENK from the coding sequence ATGATTCCTTTCAAAGAAAAGTCAGTAAACTTCTACGAAAAAGCCAAGCAATTATATTTAGAAAAGGCAAAAGTGATCGCTGGTGAAGACAGTAAGTTGAAAGAACTCCTTGAAAAGGCATCTTCTAGAGTGAAATCGCTGAGGGACAATCGCAAATTGAATAAAGCAATTGAGCCAATTAAAATTTTCAAACGGATGATCTCAGCACATCGGTCAGGTAGCTACAAACTTTCTTCAAAAACGCTAGGTCTCTTGGTTCTTGGAATATTATACTTTGTAATTCCAATGGATATTATTCCAGATTTTATGCCTTTTTTGGGATTCACAGATGATATTTCCGTTTTAATAGCAATCTTCAATCTTCTTAAAAATGAGGTAGAAGATTTTTTGTCTTGGGAAAAATCACAAATCAAAACGAGTGAAAATAAGTAA
- a CDS encoding DUF2256 domain-containing protein translates to MKKENLPTKICSVCNRPFTWRKKWEKNWEEVKYCSKRCQGNRSKNF, encoded by the coding sequence ATGAAAAAAGAAAATTTGCCAACCAAAATCTGTAGCGTATGCAATAGGCCATTTACTTGGAGAAAGAAGTGGGAAAAAAATTGGGAGGAGGTCAAATATTGCTCAAAGCGCTGTCAAGGAAATCGATCAAAAAACTTTTAG
- a CDS encoding nucleotide pyrophosphohydrolase — protein sequence MKIEREEISLSQAQKDVDHWIKTIGVRYFSELTNMTILMEEVGELARIMSRKYGEQSFKESDKGKDLGDEMADVLWVLICLANQTGVDLTEALQKNFQKKNIRDKDRHKNNDKLK from the coding sequence ATGAAAATTGAAAGAGAAGAAATAAGCCTCTCTCAAGCTCAAAAAGATGTCGATCATTGGATCAAAACTATAGGCGTAAGGTACTTTAGTGAGTTGACCAATATGACCATATTGATGGAAGAAGTGGGTGAGTTGGCTAGGATAATGTCTAGAAAATATGGCGAGCAATCTTTCAAAGAATCTGATAAAGGAAAAGACTTGGGTGATGAGATGGCAGATGTTCTTTGGGTTTTGATTTGCCTTGCCAATCAAACTGGAGTTGATTTGACGGAAGCTTTGCAAAAGAACTTTCAGAAAAAGAATATAAGGGATAAAGACAGGCATAAAAATAATGATAAACTCAAGTAA
- the istA gene encoding IS21 family transposase, translated as MANRTLTMNKIKQILRGHFEGHGSKQLSKLTGVSRNTVKSYLKRFQQTGLSFEELNQLSEEGLAELILGPPAPVQQSDRLEVLLPLLPGIVKKLRIKGMTRQRLWEEYRQKHPDGFQSSQFRKHIRQYVGKQGLTMHFEHLAGDKVFIDYAGKKLYVTDPDTGEHFPVEVFVATLGCSQYTYVEATYTQKKPDFIGSCTRMLEFFGGVPRVIVPDNLRSAVTKGSKYSPVLNETFETFAEHYNTTIIPARPRQPREKSLVEGAVRLVYQRIYVALQGKVFLSLESLNEALVPLVSNYNDYALRGEESRKEQFDTLERSSLLALPELPYQMMTVKVCTVMKNTHICLGEDKHYYSVPHQYMGKKVKVLFNDDRVEIFYKYHPIAKHKRDKRKHKYTTLRDHLAGNQKYVSDWSYEFFVSEGNKISKEVGKFLSSLMESIPHPEQGYRSCSGILHLARKVGSQRITGACKRASEYGVYTYPMIEQILSKNLDAISFSDEQLDESSQMPKHHNIRGNRYFS; from the coding sequence ATGGCCAATCGCACTCTTACCATGAACAAGATCAAACAAATTTTACGAGGCCATTTTGAAGGCCATGGCTCCAAGCAGCTCAGCAAATTGACGGGAGTCTCCCGCAATACTGTCAAGTCCTATCTTAAAAGATTTCAGCAAACAGGCCTTTCCTTTGAAGAGCTTAATCAGCTTTCGGAAGAAGGTCTGGCTGAATTGATTTTAGGCCCACCGGCCCCTGTGCAGCAAAGTGACAGGCTAGAAGTATTACTTCCTTTACTGCCTGGGATCGTTAAGAAGTTGCGAATAAAAGGCATGACACGTCAGCGTCTCTGGGAAGAATACCGACAGAAGCATCCTGACGGTTTTCAGTCTAGCCAATTCCGTAAACATATCCGGCAATATGTGGGTAAGCAGGGGCTAACGATGCATTTTGAGCACCTAGCCGGAGATAAAGTATTCATCGACTATGCGGGCAAAAAGCTCTATGTCACTGATCCCGATACAGGGGAGCATTTTCCTGTAGAGGTCTTTGTGGCTACTCTGGGCTGTAGTCAATACACTTATGTGGAAGCCACTTACACCCAGAAGAAACCCGACTTCATCGGAAGCTGCACAAGGATGCTGGAGTTCTTCGGCGGGGTTCCAAGGGTAATCGTGCCTGACAACCTCCGGTCTGCAGTTACCAAAGGCAGCAAATACTCTCCAGTCCTGAACGAGACCTTTGAAACCTTTGCTGAGCATTACAACACCACTATCATTCCGGCAAGACCGCGTCAGCCAAGAGAAAAGTCTCTGGTCGAAGGTGCTGTAAGACTGGTATATCAGCGGATTTATGTAGCTCTTCAGGGAAAGGTGTTTTTATCCTTAGAAAGCCTTAATGAAGCACTTGTTCCTTTGGTATCCAACTACAATGACTATGCACTCAGAGGTGAGGAAAGTCGTAAGGAGCAGTTTGATACACTTGAACGAAGCAGTCTTCTGGCACTTCCCGAACTCCCTTATCAGATGATGACAGTCAAGGTATGCACAGTGATGAAAAACACCCATATCTGTCTGGGAGAAGATAAACATTATTATAGCGTACCCCATCAGTATATGGGGAAGAAAGTCAAAGTCCTTTTCAATGATGACCGGGTAGAGATCTTTTACAAGTATCATCCTATAGCCAAACACAAACGCGATAAAAGGAAGCATAAGTACACGACACTAAGGGATCATCTGGCCGGAAACCAGAAGTATGTATCCGATTGGAGTTATGAATTCTTTGTAAGTGAAGGCAATAAGATCAGCAAGGAGGTAGGGAAATTCCTATCCAGCCTGATGGAATCTATTCCCCATCCGGAGCAAGGTTATAGATCCTGCTCCGGAATCCTTCATCTTGCCCGTAAAGTGGGTTCACAGCGGATCACCGGAGCCTGCAAAAGAGCGTCAGAGTATGGTGTTTACACCTATCCTATGATTGAACAGATCCTTTCCAAAAATTTAGACGCAATCAGTTTTTCCGATGAACAGCTGGATGAGTCTTCCCAGATGCCCAAACACCACAACATCCGTGGCAACAGATACTTCAGTTAA
- a CDS encoding NAD-dependent epimerase, protein MKKIAILSGTSGLIGMQLLHQLLKNTSYDLIISLGRRTLALKHEKLIQLKVDFEDLSNLDWEEQLRMADLGGIYFPIVQAIKESKAEIHAFSSIGTTIKSAGSKEMFFQVDHDFVVEFAKWSKSLGASRMLYVSALGADPQSSIYYNKVKGETEEDLKVLSFGYLGLFQPSLLLGSRSEFRLGEEIAKVFMKPLSWLKILPKYRPIHDFQVAKTMIFHANEPKQVKVEVITSKEMQDF, encoded by the coding sequence ATGAAAAAAATAGCAATACTTTCTGGTACTTCAGGATTGATAGGAATGCAGTTGTTACATCAGCTGCTGAAAAATACTTCTTATGATTTGATTATTTCACTTGGAAGGAGAACCTTGGCTTTGAAGCATGAAAAACTAATTCAATTGAAAGTTGATTTTGAAGATTTGAGTAATTTAGACTGGGAAGAACAATTACGAATGGCAGATTTGGGTGGGATATACTTTCCAATCGTACAAGCTATCAAAGAATCAAAAGCTGAAATTCATGCATTTTCATCCATAGGTACTACAATAAAATCAGCTGGATCTAAAGAGATGTTTTTTCAAGTTGATCATGATTTTGTTGTTGAGTTTGCAAAATGGAGTAAATCTTTAGGTGCTTCTAGAATGCTTTATGTAAGTGCGCTTGGTGCTGATCCTCAATCTTCCATATATTACAATAAAGTAAAAGGTGAAACTGAAGAAGATTTAAAAGTGCTTTCATTTGGTTATTTAGGTCTTTTTCAGCCATCCTTACTCTTGGGTTCCCGGTCTGAATTTCGATTAGGTGAAGAAATAGCAAAAGTTTTCATGAAACCTTTGAGCTGGCTAAAAATATTACCAAAGTATCGTCCAATTCATGATTTTCAAGTTGCCAAAACTATGATTTTTCATGCAAATGAACCTAAGCAGGTAAAAGTAGAAGTGATTACATCCAAAGAAATGCAGGATTTTTAG
- the dtd gene encoding D-aminoacyl-tRNA deacylase: MIIVIQRVSEATVEIDNIIKGKIKKGLLILLGIEDADNQEDIDWLTKKVINLRIFPDENAVMNKSLLDVDGDILLISQFTLHASTRKGNRPSYIKAAKPDIAIPMYEKFIQTLEKELGKTIQTGKFGADMKVALVNDGPVTITIDSKNRV, encoded by the coding sequence ATGATTATAGTTATTCAAAGAGTTTCGGAAGCTACTGTCGAAATAGATAATATTATCAAAGGAAAAATTAAAAAGGGTCTTTTGATTTTATTAGGTATTGAAGATGCAGATAATCAAGAGGATATTGATTGGTTGACCAAAAAGGTGATTAACTTAAGAATATTTCCAGATGAAAATGCTGTGATGAATAAAAGTCTTCTTGATGTAGATGGTGACATTCTTTTGATTTCACAATTTACGCTTCATGCAAGTACAAGGAAAGGAAACCGGCCATCTTACATAAAAGCAGCAAAACCTGACATCGCTATTCCAATGTATGAGAAATTCATTCAAACTTTAGAGAAAGAACTTGGGAAAACCATTCAAACTGGTAAGTTTGGAGCAGATATGAAGGTGGCATTAGTCAATGATGGACCAGTCACAATCACGATAGATAGTAAAAATAGAGTTTAA
- a CDS encoding nitrilase-related carbon-nitrogen hydrolase, whose protein sequence is MYGAYRVQFQDPNSETIRIASISALDSLKVGIDLHGINNKETENDAIIEARRNTSKLNQYLFDRSIKEAEAGAKIVFWAEGNGVILKDDESELYDQASEIASTQNIYLGLGIAVIDPTNSRFLENKFVLFDRNGKKVMDYWKGISVPGAEAPISNNKTTGIQKIETDYGTIAGAICFDLDFPNYLKEAKGSDILLAPSNDYIEIDQLHTNMAKFRAIEQGFNMVRQASLGHSIGTDYTGKVISEMNHFTDTSKVLITQLPTKGSKTIYSIIGDSFIVFCMLLLVMIVVVLRGKKTDRKS, encoded by the coding sequence ATGTATGGTGCTTATCGTGTGCAATTTCAAGATCCCAATTCTGAAACGATTCGGATAGCTTCTATTTCCGCATTGGATAGTCTTAAAGTTGGGATTGACCTTCACGGAATAAATAATAAAGAAACTGAAAATGACGCTATAATTGAAGCTAGAAGAAATACATCGAAATTAAATCAATATTTATTTGACAGAAGTATCAAAGAAGCAGAAGCTGGAGCAAAAATAGTTTTTTGGGCAGAAGGCAATGGCGTAATATTAAAAGATGACGAAAGTGAATTATATGATCAAGCCAGTGAAATAGCTTCTACCCAAAATATATATTTAGGCTTGGGTATAGCGGTAATAGACCCTACAAATAGCAGATTTCTTGAAAATAAATTTGTTTTATTTGACCGGAATGGTAAAAAGGTTATGGATTATTGGAAGGGTATTTCAGTACCTGGTGCCGAAGCTCCAATTAGCAATAATAAAACTACCGGAATCCAAAAAATAGAAACAGACTATGGTACCATTGCAGGAGCAATATGCTTTGATTTAGATTTTCCAAATTATTTAAAAGAGGCTAAAGGTTCAGACATTCTGTTGGCACCAAGTAATGATTATATAGAAATTGATCAATTACATACCAATATGGCTAAGTTTAGAGCCATAGAACAAGGGTTCAATATGGTTAGACAAGCTAGCTTAGGCCATTCTATAGGTACAGATTATACAGGAAAGGTGATTAGTGAAATGAATCATTTTACGGATACCAGTAAAGTACTGATCACGCAACTTCCGACAAAAGGGTCGAAGACAATATATTCTATCATTGGAGATAGTTTCATTGTATTTTGTATGCTCTTGCTTGTTATGATTGTTGTAGTTCTTAGAGGAAAAAAAACAGATAGGAAAAGCTAG
- a CDS encoding CPBP family glutamic-type intramembrane protease: protein MNSSFANSIGNIKASLIDSSAFALVHISHFGLVIHNQHWEFLFVPTLIWVLSMFTISILFYVCRKSSGSILGAIIFHSAFNLGMTYCIFFLIGGN, encoded by the coding sequence GTGAATTCGAGTTTTGCAAATTCCATAGGAAATATCAAAGCATCTTTAATTGATAGTTCGGCATTTGCACTTGTTCATATTTCACATTTTGGACTGGTTATCCACAATCAACATTGGGAATTCCTCTTTGTACCAACTCTGATATGGGTGCTGAGTATGTTTACAATAAGTATTTTATTTTATGTTTGCAGAAAAAGTTCGGGCTCAATTTTAGGAGCAATTATTTTTCATTCAGCTTTCAATTTAGGAATGACTTATTGTATCTTTTTTCTAATTGGTGGAAATTAA
- a CDS encoding site-specific integrase produces the protein MLDKSFGLMFFLKTTKNSKKSEKYIYARVTVDGDSREISTKRVCEAHKWNQGQGRAMGNKEDVRQLNAFLDSFQMKILQAKIVLMENNKDVTAENIKNVLLGKTEDRKQILEVFQAHNEQLEALVGKGFAAGTLQRYRTSLDHTRSFIQWKFQKDDIEIHQLNYEFISDYEFWLKTVRNCSHNTTVKYLSNFKKIVLSCVKKGWLIRDPFLGYKMVKKEVVREVLSNEELNSIRKKEFSIERLSQVRDIFLFCCYTGLAYIDVKNLKKEQIKLGIDGEQWIFTQRQKTETPTRLPLLPQAMSIIQKYKNHPYCENKGYLLPVLSNQKMNSYLKEIADVCGINKPLTFHIARHTFATTVTLGNGVPIETVSKMLGHKSLKQTQHYAKILDIKISKDMEKLRIVLKG, from the coding sequence ATGCTGGACAAAAGCTTTGGTCTTATGTTTTTTCTAAAAACAACCAAAAACAGTAAGAAATCGGAGAAATATATCTACGCTAGGGTGACCGTAGACGGTGATTCAAGGGAAATCTCCACCAAAAGAGTCTGTGAAGCTCACAAGTGGAATCAAGGACAGGGAAGGGCAATGGGAAACAAAGAAGATGTAAGGCAACTAAATGCCTTTCTGGATTCTTTTCAAATGAAAATCCTACAGGCCAAGATAGTCCTGATGGAGAACAACAAAGATGTGACTGCAGAAAACATCAAAAATGTATTACTTGGGAAAACTGAGGATCGGAAACAAATATTGGAGGTCTTTCAGGCACACAATGAACAGCTAGAAGCTCTCGTAGGAAAAGGCTTTGCTGCGGGGACCCTTCAGCGGTACAGGACATCTTTGGACCATACCAGGTCATTCATTCAATGGAAATTCCAAAAAGATGACATTGAAATCCACCAACTCAATTATGAATTTATTTCTGACTATGAATTCTGGTTGAAAACTGTCAGGAACTGCAGCCACAATACGACTGTGAAATATCTTTCAAATTTCAAAAAGATTGTTCTCTCCTGTGTCAAAAAAGGATGGCTGATCAGGGATCCTTTTCTTGGATACAAAATGGTGAAAAAGGAAGTTGTCAGGGAGGTATTAAGCAATGAAGAATTGAACAGTATCCGAAAAAAAGAATTTAGTATAGAAAGATTATCACAGGTAAGAGATATATTTCTTTTTTGCTGCTATACAGGTCTTGCCTATATAGATGTCAAAAACCTAAAGAAAGAACAGATCAAATTGGGTATAGATGGTGAACAATGGATATTTACCCAAAGGCAAAAAACAGAAACCCCAACTAGACTTCCTTTACTTCCTCAGGCAATGTCAATTATCCAAAAATATAAGAACCATCCATATTGTGAGAACAAAGGATATTTATTACCGGTTTTGAGCAACCAGAAAATGAATTCCTATCTGAAAGAAATCGCAGATGTCTGTGGAATCAATAAACCCCTGACCTTCCATATCGCAAGACACACATTTGCGACCACGGTTACTTTGGGGAACGGTGTACCCATAGAAACTGTCTCAAAAATGCTCGGCCACAAATCACTCAAACAGACTCAGCACTATGCAAAAATCCTCGATATCAAGATCAGTAAGGATATGGAAAAACTTAGGATTGTATTAAAGGGTTGA
- a CDS encoding IS1182 family transposase — MQKQNSNIVFKDYDHNQLMLLPHNLGDLLPSEHPVRVVSTVVDKINIQPIFSQYSNMGASSYHPRMLLKVLIYGYLENCYSSRKLEKAVRENIGFMWLSGMQRPDHNTINRFRGEKLREVIREIFSQVVLMLYDEGLLDIKDVYTDGTKIEANANRYTFVWGKAVKKSRERIAKQLQELWDYAAETAKEELGQPEEKFENPSPQKVLETVEKINTALQGKEVDPKVRQKLRYAEKNWPGKLAEYEQKEETLQERNSYSKTDEDATFMRMKEDHMKNGQLKPGYNLQLSTHGHFVVNYTLHQKPNDTTTLIPHMNAYRQMYGAYPETLTADAGYGSEENYAALEQNGTSAYVKYNYFHKELREENRKNREYRLLENLYYDSQKDRYICPMGQPMERNGTRTRTTATGYKQEYARYTASKCVGCPLAASCRPGKGNKTIEVNRALERYKSEAKQKLTSPEGIQKRKQRATDVEPVFGHLKQNKGMKRYVLRGLEKVEIETGLHAIAHNLSRKAAKAA; from the coding sequence ATGCAAAAACAAAACTCAAATATAGTCTTTAAAGACTATGATCACAACCAGTTGATGCTCCTTCCCCACAATTTGGGTGACCTTCTTCCATCAGAGCATCCCGTCCGTGTAGTCAGCACGGTCGTAGACAAGATAAACATCCAGCCGATCTTTTCGCAGTACAGCAATATGGGAGCGAGCAGTTACCATCCCCGTATGCTGTTGAAGGTACTAATATACGGTTATCTGGAAAACTGCTATTCCTCCCGTAAGCTTGAGAAAGCTGTCCGTGAAAATATCGGTTTCATGTGGCTCTCGGGCATGCAGCGACCCGACCATAATACCATCAACCGTTTCCGGGGGGAAAAGCTCCGTGAAGTGATCCGGGAGATTTTTTCACAGGTAGTGCTCATGCTTTACGACGAAGGGCTTCTGGACATAAAAGACGTTTATACAGACGGGACTAAAATAGAGGCCAACGCCAACAGGTACACCTTTGTCTGGGGAAAGGCTGTCAAGAAGAGCAGGGAGAGGATTGCAAAGCAGCTTCAGGAGCTCTGGGATTACGCTGCCGAAACGGCAAAGGAAGAACTCGGACAGCCCGAAGAGAAGTTTGAGAATCCCAGTCCCCAAAAAGTACTTGAAACCGTTGAGAAGATCAACACGGCACTACAGGGCAAAGAAGTTGATCCCAAAGTGAGACAGAAGCTCAGGTATGCAGAGAAAAACTGGCCAGGAAAGCTTGCCGAATATGAACAGAAGGAGGAGACCTTACAGGAACGCAACAGCTATTCAAAAACTGATGAAGATGCCACTTTTATGCGGATGAAGGAAGATCACATGAAAAACGGGCAGCTTAAACCCGGCTATAACCTTCAGCTCAGTACCCACGGACACTTTGTGGTCAACTATACCCTGCACCAAAAACCCAACGATACCACCACACTTATCCCACATATGAATGCCTATCGGCAGATGTACGGAGCTTACCCCGAAACACTGACTGCCGATGCGGGGTACGGAAGCGAGGAAAATTATGCCGCCCTCGAGCAGAACGGTACATCAGCTTATGTAAAGTATAATTACTTCCATAAGGAACTCAGAGAAGAAAACAGGAAAAACAGGGAATACAGACTACTTGAAAACCTGTATTACGACAGCCAAAAGGACAGGTATATCTGCCCGATGGGACAGCCAATGGAAAGGAACGGTACCAGAACCAGGACAACAGCGACAGGATACAAACAAGAATACGCAAGATATACGGCATCAAAATGTGTGGGATGTCCTTTGGCTGCTTCCTGCAGGCCGGGAAAGGGAAACAAAACCATTGAAGTCAACAGGGCATTGGAACGGTATAAATCAGAAGCAAAACAAAAGCTGACCTCTCCCGAGGGAATCCAAAAAAGAAAGCAGCGGGCCACAGACGTCGAACCTGTATTCGGACACCTTAAGCAAAACAAGGGGATGAAGAGGTATGTGCTCAGGGGACTGGAAAAGGTGGAAATTGAAACAGGTCTTCATGCAATCGCCCACAACCTTTCCAGAAAGGCAGCAAAAGCAGCATAA
- the istB gene encoding IS21-like element helper ATPase IstB, translated as MIQETIEKMRKMKLYGMSRSFSHATESGSLSSLTPDELISLLVENEWDDRQNRRMDRSLRGARFRYKATVEELDFRPGRELDKNQLLRLADGAYIHKGENILMTGSTGTGKSYLACALGNQACSKGHKVLYANTTKLLTQLKMAKADGSSIKEMLKLEKLDVLILDDFGIQPLDVQSRMLLMEIIEDRHGKKSTIITSQLPVSAWYEIIGDQTLADAILDRIVHDAHRIELKGESLRRKRNINPEKQ; from the coding sequence ATGATACAAGAAACAATTGAAAAAATGAGAAAAATGAAGCTTTACGGCATGTCACGAAGCTTCAGTCATGCCACAGAATCCGGCTCTCTGTCATCCCTTACACCGGATGAACTGATTAGTCTGCTCGTGGAAAACGAATGGGATGACCGTCAAAACCGCAGGATGGATCGAAGCCTTCGTGGTGCACGTTTCCGATACAAAGCCACTGTCGAGGAACTGGATTTTCGTCCCGGGCGTGAACTGGACAAAAATCAACTATTGAGACTCGCAGACGGAGCATACATCCACAAAGGAGAAAACATTCTGATGACAGGAAGTACAGGCACAGGTAAGAGTTATCTTGCCTGTGCCTTGGGCAATCAGGCTTGTAGCAAGGGACACAAAGTCCTTTATGCGAATACGACTAAGTTGCTTACCCAACTGAAAATGGCTAAGGCTGATGGATCTTCTATCAAAGAGATGCTCAAACTCGAAAAACTTGATGTGTTGATACTCGATGACTTTGGGATACAACCCCTGGATGTTCAGAGCAGAATGTTGCTGATGGAGATTATAGAGGACCGACATGGTAAAAAGTCCACCATCATCACTTCGCAGTTACCGGTCAGTGCATGGTATGAAATAATCGGAGATCAAACTCTTGCAGATGCTATTTTGGACAGAATTGTGCACGATGCTCACCGGATAGAACTAAAGGGAGAATCCCTGAGAAGAAAACGTAATATTAATCCCGAAAAACAATAA